Sequence from the Candidatus Methylomirabilota bacterium genome:
GGCGCTGGCCCAGCGGCTGGGGACGAGCTCCCACGTCCTCTTCGTGGGCGAGGTGCCCCACGAGCGGGCGCCCGAGTACCTGGCGGCCTGCGACGTGTTCGTTCTCCCCACCCTGCGCCAGGAGGGCCTGCCGTTCGCTCTGTTGGAGGCCATGGCCTCGGAGAAGCCCGTGCTCGTGTCCCGCATCGGCGGGGTCACCTCCGCGGTGCACGACGCCGTCAACGGTCTGCTGGTGCGCGCCGGAGATCCCGCGGCGCTGGCCGAGGGTCTGGTGCGCTTGCTCACCGATCGCGACCTCGCCCGGCGACTCGCCCGATCCGCCCGCGACACGGTGCTGCGCGCCTTCAGCGCCGAGCACATGGTGCGCGGCACCGCCGATGTGTTCGAGCGCGTCGTCAAGGCCCGGCGGGCGCCATGACCGCGCGTGAGGCGCCGCTGGTGTCCGTCTTCATCCCTGCCTACAACGATGCCGGGCCTCTGGCGGCCTGCCTGGAGTCGCTGTGCGCGCTCGACTACCCGCGCGGGCAGGTCGAGATCGTCGTCTGGGACAACGCCTCCCGGGACGACACCGGGCCGCGCGTGGCCGAGGCCTTCGACCGCATGCGCGGACAGGGATGGCTCGACCTTCGCCTGCACCGCAGCCCCCGGAACGAGGGGAGCTACGTGCCCTACAACCTGGCCGAGACCCGGCTGGCCAGCAAAGGCACCTACATTCTCGGTCTCGACGCCGACGTCGAGGTTGCACCCGACGTGCTCAACCGGCTGGTGGCGGTGGCCGAAGAGGGCAGGGTCGCCGTCGTCGGCGCCCGGTCGGTCTACTTCGACCGACCGGACTGCACCGCGCACGGCGCCGGCTTCGTGGCTCGCTGGAGCGCCCGCTACGGCGAGGCCGATCCGGACGAGCCGATCGACTGCGACTACGTGATCGGTTGCTGCTGGCTCCTCGACCGCCGCGCCTTTCGCGAGGTCGGCGGATTCGATCCGCGCTTCTTCATCAACCACTGGGAGGTGGACTACTGCCTGCGCCTCAAACAGCGCGGCTGGCGGATCCGATACGAGCCGCGGGGGGTGGCGCGGCACAAGATCGCTCCCGGGGGAACCCGGTCCCCCGAGCGCCTCTACTATCTCTACCGGAACAAGCTGCTGGTGATCAGGACCAGCGGGTACTTCCATCGCCCAGTCCTCGCCGCCGTCGTGGCCGCCGCCGGGGCGGCGGCCCGCATCGCCGCCGACGCCCTGGCCACGTCCTCGATCCGGGAGACAGGGGCCTCGCTGAGAGGGCTCTGGGACGGCCTCCGGGGCCGCACCGGCGCGCTCGGCCAGGCGCGGCCGTGACACCGCCGATCCGCGTCCTGCACGTGGCCGAGAGCGCCGGCTTGGCCGGAGGCGAGGCCTACCTCGTCCGCCTGGCCACCGCCCTCGACCGGCGGCGCTTCGCCCTGACCGTCGTGGTGCCCGAGACCGGCGCCCTCACGGAGCGTTTGGCCGCACTCGGCGTCCCGACCTTCGTCGTCCCGCTCCACACCCGCCTGCTGAGCCCGCGCACGCTGTGGCAGCTCGGCCAGGTGTTCCGTCGGGAGCGTCCGATGATCGTTCAATCCCACGGCGCCCGGACCAACGTCTACGCCAAGATCGCGGCTCGCCTGGTCGGGGTGCCGGTGGTGCTGGCGACCGTCCACAACTCGCTCTTCGACTACGAGGTCGGCGCCCTCCGCCGCCGGCTCTACGTCGCCGCCGAACGGCTCACGGGCCCGCTCGCCCATCGCGTGGTGGCGGTTTCACACGCGGTAGGGCGGGACCTCGTCGCGCGCTACCGGCTTCCCGCCGAGCAGGTCGTCGTCATCCAGAACGGGATCGACCCCGCGCGGTTCGTCCCCGAACGTCCCCCGGCGGCCGCGCGCGCCGAGCTGGGGCTCAGCCCCGACACGCGGCTCATCGGTCTCGTCGGTCGGCTGACGCGGCAGAAGGGCCCGGATCTGTTAGTGGCCGCGCTCCCCACGCTCGTGACCTCGTGGCCTCAGCTCCGCTGCCTCTTCGTCGGCGACGGGATGCTGGGTCCGGAGCTTCGTCGCCGGGCCGCGGCGCTGGGATTGGCCTCCCACTGTGTGTTCCTCGGCCCCCGCCACGACGTGGCGGATCTCGTCGCGATCTTGGACGTGGTGGTGCTGCCCTCGCGCTCGGAAGGGCTGCCCTTCGCGCTGCTGGAGGCGATGGCGCTGGCCAAGCCCGTGGTGGCGACGCGCGTGGGCGGAAACCCGGAGGTCGTGGAAGACGGACGGACCGGGCTCCTGATTCCGCCCGAGGATCCGGTGGCCTTGGCCCGGGCCGTCCTCTTCCTCCTCGATCGTCCGGCCGAAGCAGCGGCGATGGGCCGACGGGGCCGCGAGCGTGTGGTCCGGGACTTCTCGCTCACGCGAAGCGTCGGAGCATTGCAGGAGCTCTACTGGTCGGCCGCATCGCGCGCGGCCGGCGACGGCACCGGCTCCGAGCGAGGTCGCCCTGCCGGCCGGGCTTCCTGACAGCCGCGCGTCGAGGACCGGCCCCGGCCGGCGGGGGAGACGGCGGTTCCTGGCGTGGCACCCGGAGGCTACGATCCGCTAGGCGCCGGCACGTGTCTTCCCGCATACTGCTGGAAGGACGTTTTTATGGGCCTTCCCAGCCTCCTGGAGCTCAGATGGGAACGACCGCCGTGACCGCGGCCGCGCATCCGCGTGGCGCGCTCACCGGCGCCGGCCATCCGCACGTGACGCCGGTCGGCCTCGCCGGCTAGCGGCGTGTCGAAGAAGTCTGTGCCCTGGCCACGCGACCGGGAGTTGACGCCGACTTCGTTCGAGCGCCGGCTTCGCCGGCGCCATCTCCACTGGGGAGGCTCGGAGGGGGCCGGGAGGCCCCCACTGACTATGAATTTCGGAGGGGGCCGTAACGTCCGCCCCCTCCGACTCAACTAGTGCCGTTCCAACTATTCGCGCCTAGGAAGGCACCGTGTACGTCGTTCGTGGACAGATTTAGTATCAACAAGTTGGAACGGCACTAGCGGCCATGTGCGGCATCGCCGGATACGTCGGCGTCGCGCCCCCCGAGCTGCTGCCCTCGATGCTGCGCGTGCTCAAGCACCGCGGGCCCGACGACGACGGGCTCCACGTCGAGCCGGGGATCGGCCTGGGATCCACCCGCCTGGCCATCATCGATCTCGACACCGGGCACCAGCCCATCACCAACGCCGACGAGTCGGCGTGGATCGTCTTCAATGGCGAGGTCTACAACTTCCGGGACCTGAGATCGACGCTCCAGGCCCACGGGCGGGCCTTCCGGACGCGCAGCGACACCGAGGTCGTTCTGAAATCGTACGAGGCGTTCGGCGACGCGTGCGTCGAGCGGCTGCGCGGCATGTTCACCTTCGCCCTGTGGGACCGGCCGCGGCGGCGCCTGCTGCTGGCGCGGGATCGCCTGGGCAAGAAGCCGCTCTACTACTGGCACCGCGACGGGCTGCTCCTCTTCGCCTCGGAGCTGAAGGCGCTGCTCTGTCATCCGGCCGTCGCCCGCGCCCTCGACTGGGACGCCCTCCATCACTACCTGGCGTTCGGCTACACGCCGCGCGCGCGCTCGATCTTCGCCGACATCGCCAAGCTGCCGCCGGGTCACACCGCCGTGCTCGCCGATGGTCGGCTGAGGCTGGCGCGGTACTGGGCGCTGCCTGGCGGGAGCGGGGCGACGGCCGAGCGCATCGCGCCCGCGGATGCCCCGGCGCTGGTGCGCCACGAGCTGCGCGAGGCGGTGCGCCTGCGGTTGGAGAGCGACGTGCCGCTGGGCGTGTTTCTCTCCGGCGGCATCGATTCGAGCGCGGTCGTGGCCTGCATGCGCGAGGTGACCGGCCAGCGCATCGCCACCTTCACGGTCGGGTTCGGCCCCAGCGCGCCCTCCTACGACGAGCTGCCCTATGCGCGAATGGTGGCCCGGCGATTCGAGACCGACCATCACGAGGAGATCCTCGCCCCCGTCGTCGCCGACCTGCTGCCGACCATCGTCCACCACTTCGATGAGCCCTTCGCCGACTCGTCGGCGATCCCCACCCTGGCCGTCGCCCAGGCCACGGCCCGGCACGTCAAGGTGGTGCTCTCGGGCATCGGGGGCGACGAGACGTTCGCCGGCTACCCGCGCTATCTCGGACTCCGCTTCTCCGAGCTCTATACGGGGCTGCCCCGCTGGCTCCGGACACTGCCGGCCACCGCCGCCCAGCGCTTCGTGCGCGAGTCCGAAGCCAGCCGGAGCTGGGGGAATTGGATCCGGCGGTTTTTCGGCGGCGGCGATCAGCCGCTGCCCGACCGCTATCTCGGCTGGACGCGCTTCTTCTCCGACGCCGACCTCGAGCGCCTGGCCACGCCGGCGCTCCGCCGCCGCTGGCACGAACGCGTCGACGACGTGCAGCGCGCGGCCTTCGCCGGGCTCGGTCACGATGACCCCGTGGACGGCGCCTTTCGCATCGATCTCAGCACCTATCTGCCCGACGACCTGCTCGTCATGGCCGACCGGATGAGCATGGCCCACTCGCTCGAGCTGCGGGCGCCGTTCTGCGACCACCGGCTGGTCGAGCAGAGCCTTCGCCTGGCCCCGGCGACCAAGCTTCCCCGGCTCGGCCTCAAGGGCCTGCTCAAGGCCGCGTTCGCCGACGTCCTGCCCCGCGAGATCCTCTGCCGACGCAAGCAGGGCTTCACGGTCCCGCTGGCCCGCTGGCTGCGTACCGATCTGAGGCCGCTCCTGGACGATCTCCTGTCACCCGAACGCGTGCAGGCGCGCGGCCTCTTCGAGGCTGCCGCGGTGGCCGCGCTCGCGCGCGAGCACCTGGCGGGCGGGCAGAACCACGCCGACCGGCTCTGGACGCTCATGATGGCCGAGCTCTGGATGCGGCAATACCTGGACACGCACGGGCTGTGGAGCGCCCGAGAGTGAGGATCCTGATCGTGTCCGACGTCTCGCCCATCGCCGTGCTGGGCGGGGCCGAGCGCGTGGTGTGGGAGCAGGCCTCCCGGCTGGCGGCGGCTGGACATCGAGTCCGGGTCGTCAGCCGCGCGCCCCGGCACGGCGGCGAAGGCGCGGTCGTCTATCGCGATGTTCCCGTCCGGCACTTCGCCGTCGATCGCCGCACGCTCCGGGGCTTTCTCCGGACGTCGATCCTCGGAGCGCGGCGCGCCGTCGCCGAAGAGGTGGATGCTCACGGCGCCGACGTGTTGCATTTCCACCAGCCCCTGGCCGCCTTCGGAGCGCTCACCTCGCCGGTGGGCCGGCGGCTGCCGAGCCTCTACACGTTTCATTCACCGGCGCCGCTCGAGTACCGGACCCGCCGGGGTACGACGGACCGGCACCGCGGGGGCCTCGCCGGGTACGCCGGCGCGGCGGCGCTCTGGTTGTTCGAGCGCGCGAGTCTGTCGCGGGCGACCCGGATCCACGTGCTCAGCGACTTCTCGGCCAGCCTCGTCGGGAAGCTCTATCGGATCCCGCGCGCGCG
This genomic interval carries:
- a CDS encoding glycosyltransferase family 2 protein, yielding MTAREAPLVSVFIPAYNDAGPLAACLESLCALDYPRGQVEIVVWDNASRDDTGPRVAEAFDRMRGQGWLDLRLHRSPRNEGSYVPYNLAETRLASKGTYILGLDADVEVAPDVLNRLVAVAEEGRVAVVGARSVYFDRPDCTAHGAGFVARWSARYGEADPDEPIDCDYVIGCCWLLDRRAFREVGGFDPRFFINHWEVDYCLRLKQRGWRIRYEPRGVARHKIAPGGTRSPERLYYLYRNKLLVIRTSGYFHRPVLAAVVAAAGAAARIAADALATSSIRETGASLRGLWDGLRGRTGALGQARP
- a CDS encoding glycosyltransferase family 4 protein; the protein is MTPPIRVLHVAESAGLAGGEAYLVRLATALDRRRFALTVVVPETGALTERLAALGVPTFVVPLHTRLLSPRTLWQLGQVFRRERPMIVQSHGARTNVYAKIAARLVGVPVVLATVHNSLFDYEVGALRRRLYVAAERLTGPLAHRVVAVSHAVGRDLVARYRLPAEQVVVIQNGIDPARFVPERPPAAARAELGLSPDTRLIGLVGRLTRQKGPDLLVAALPTLVTSWPQLRCLFVGDGMLGPELRRRAAALGLASHCVFLGPRHDVADLVAILDVVVLPSRSEGLPFALLEAMALAKPVVATRVGGNPEVVEDGRTGLLIPPEDPVALARAVLFLLDRPAEAAAMGRRGRERVVRDFSLTRSVGALQELYWSAASRAAGDGTGSERGRPAGRAS
- the asnB gene encoding asparagine synthase (glutamine-hydrolyzing) → MCGIAGYVGVAPPELLPSMLRVLKHRGPDDDGLHVEPGIGLGSTRLAIIDLDTGHQPITNADESAWIVFNGEVYNFRDLRSTLQAHGRAFRTRSDTEVVLKSYEAFGDACVERLRGMFTFALWDRPRRRLLLARDRLGKKPLYYWHRDGLLLFASELKALLCHPAVARALDWDALHHYLAFGYTPRARSIFADIAKLPPGHTAVLADGRLRLARYWALPGGSGATAERIAPADAPALVRHELREAVRLRLESDVPLGVFLSGGIDSSAVVACMREVTGQRIATFTVGFGPSAPSYDELPYARMVARRFETDHHEEILAPVVADLLPTIVHHFDEPFADSSAIPTLAVAQATARHVKVVLSGIGGDETFAGYPRYLGLRFSELYTGLPRWLRTLPATAAQRFVRESEASRSWGNWIRRFFGGGDQPLPDRYLGWTRFFSDADLERLATPALRRRWHERVDDVQRAAFAGLGHDDPVDGAFRIDLSTYLPDDLLVMADRMSMAHSLELRAPFCDHRLVEQSLRLAPATKLPRLGLKGLLKAAFADVLPREILCRRKQGFTVPLARWLRTDLRPLLDDLLSPERVQARGLFEAAAVAALAREHLAGGQNHADRLWTLMMAELWMRQYLDTHGLWSARE